In one Neobacillus sp. WH10 genomic region, the following are encoded:
- the menC gene encoding o-succinylbenzoate synthase, with amino-acid sequence MKIASIELFVIQMPLKSPFLTHLGAVNNREGIIVKVTNSEGLSGFGEGVAFSTPWYTEETVATSLHMLTDILIPLLQKHPIDHPEEASHLFSSIRRNNMAKAALETALWDLYAKVNTKSLSKILGGTRPVIASGVVVATDSAANALRQIEQYVTEGYQRIKVKINPNQDYSFLAEIRSHYPELPIMADANSAYSLKDIDRLKALDEFNLIMIEQPLAHDDIIEHALLQKEIRTPICLDESIVTFDDARKAIEFGSCKVINIKVGRIGGLYEAIRIHDYCFEKGIPVWCGGMIEFGISRAHNIALASLPGFSIPGDISASGRFWEEDIISPEVTVENGYIHVPLNSGIGYELNEKRLQKVLLTKRSFTFS; translated from the coding sequence ATGAAGATAGCATCGATTGAACTTTTTGTTATTCAAATGCCCTTAAAGTCTCCATTTCTGACGCATTTAGGCGCTGTGAATAATCGTGAGGGGATCATCGTAAAGGTAACGAACTCAGAAGGTCTTTCAGGGTTTGGGGAAGGGGTGGCATTTTCAACGCCGTGGTATACGGAAGAAACGGTGGCAACCAGTTTACATATGTTAACAGATATTTTGATTCCATTGCTGCAAAAACATCCAATTGACCATCCTGAGGAGGCATCACACCTTTTCAGCTCGATAAGAAGAAACAATATGGCGAAGGCAGCCTTAGAAACGGCATTATGGGATTTGTATGCGAAGGTCAATACAAAGTCCCTTTCAAAAATACTTGGAGGTACTCGCCCAGTTATTGCTTCAGGTGTGGTGGTAGCGACAGATTCCGCGGCAAACGCATTGCGCCAAATTGAACAATATGTTACAGAGGGGTATCAGCGTATTAAAGTGAAAATTAATCCAAATCAGGATTACTCTTTTCTAGCAGAAATCCGCAGCCATTATCCTGAGCTGCCAATCATGGCGGATGCTAATTCAGCTTATTCGTTAAAAGACATAGATCGCTTAAAAGCTTTAGATGAATTTAACCTGATCATGATTGAGCAGCCGTTGGCTCACGACGATATCATCGAACATGCTCTATTACAAAAGGAGATTCGAACACCTATTTGTTTAGATGAAAGCATCGTCACGTTTGATGATGCAAGGAAAGCAATAGAGTTCGGAAGCTGTAAAGTAATTAATATTAAAGTGGGCCGGATTGGCGGGCTGTATGAAGCAATACGAATTCATGATTATTGTTTTGAAAAAGGGATTCCGGTCTGGTGTGGAGGAATGATTGAATTCGGAATTTCCCGCGCACATAATATTGCGCTTGCTTCCCTCCCAGGGTTTTCAATTCCAGGTGATATTTCCGCATCGGGCCGTTTTTGGGAGGAAGATATTATTTCACCGGAAGTAACCGTTGAAAATGGATATATTCATGTTCCATTGAACTCCGGTATTGGGTACGAATTGAATGAAAAAAGGCTGCAGAAAGTATTATTAACAAAAAGATCATTTACTTTTTCATAA
- a CDS encoding DUF2584 domain-containing protein produces MGMPLELNTMIVTKGREKRIEENLFVLEKEGYRLYPIEIPIDVRKTKDSDSSGIAEIKKVEWENSVTTLTYQLISLNSTN; encoded by the coding sequence ATGGGAATGCCCCTTGAGTTAAATACGATGATCGTGACAAAAGGCAGGGAGAAGAGAATAGAGGAAAATCTTTTTGTGCTTGAGAAGGAAGGATACAGACTATATCCGATCGAGATTCCTATTGATGTAAGAAAAACGAAGGACAGTGATTCAAGTGGAATCGCAGAGATTAAAAAAGTGGAATGGGAAAATAGCGTTACAACGTTAACTTATCAATTAATTTCATTGAATTCGACGAACTGA
- the yidD gene encoding membrane protein insertion efficiency factor YidD — MLKKFFLSIIRFYQVAISPLKPPTCRFYPTCSHYGLEAVQRFGALKGGWLTIKRILKCHPFHPGGFDPVPEKKED, encoded by the coding sequence ATGTTGAAAAAATTTTTTCTTTCAATAATTCGTTTTTATCAAGTTGCCATCTCGCCATTAAAACCACCAACATGTCGGTTTTATCCTACATGTTCGCATTATGGATTAGAAGCGGTTCAACGTTTTGGTGCTTTAAAAGGCGGCTGGCTGACGATTAAGCGAATTTTAAAATGTCATCCCTTCCATCCTGGAGGATTTGATCCTGTCCCTGAAAAAAAGGAGGATTAA
- a CDS encoding DUF1540 domain-containing protein: MAKDVLCEVNNCTFWANGNKCSADQIYVVSHTGNTADSTKETDCHTFKPSDL, translated from the coding sequence ATGGCAAAGGATGTTTTGTGTGAAGTAAATAACTGCACGTTTTGGGCTAATGGCAATAAATGTAGTGCCGATCAAATATATGTTGTCAGCCATACAGGTAATACCGCGGATTCGACGAAAGAAACCGATTGTCATACCTTCAAACCAAGTGATTTATAA
- the ytzI gene encoding YtzI protein, whose translation MYTVLVVCIIIVIVVLLLAVITTSKAYSYKHTVDSLDDNPFMNQEESQKDLNQEQKKG comes from the coding sequence ATGTATACAGTTTTAGTGGTTTGTATTATTATTGTCATCGTGGTTTTGCTTCTAGCGGTCATTACCACTTCAAAAGCATACTCCTATAAACATACTGTGGATTCATTAGATGATAATCCTTTCATGAACCAGGAGGAAAGTCAAAAGGACCTTAACCAGGAACAAAAGAAGGGATAA
- a CDS encoding DUF6154 family protein gives MKLVDELYEMYRNKLTGDEEDIDMLTFAFLEEMSHEDLLSLIQEMGKQELYDLMGLYLIESLKGKFAQEEYGQHRTHTYYPRNIH, from the coding sequence ATGAAATTAGTCGATGAATTATATGAGATGTACCGAAACAAGTTAACAGGGGATGAAGAGGATATTGACATGCTGACATTTGCTTTTTTAGAAGAGATGTCACATGAAGATCTTCTCTCGTTAATCCAGGAGATGGGTAAACAAGAACTTTACGATTTAATGGGTCTTTATCTCATCGAAAGCTTAAAAGGTAAATTTGCCCAAGAAGAGTACGGACAGCATCGTACACATACTTATTATCCTAGAAATATTCATTGA
- a CDS encoding metal ABC transporter substrate-binding protein, translating to MKKIIIFLSFLLPLSIILSACTNDKGQSQKKKNQLTIYTTVYPLQYFTERIGGKYVDVKTIYPPGADEHSFEPSQKDMMNLADSDLFFYIGLGLEGFVENAKGTLKNEDVTLVPTADKLKLPKDKHTAEEGEGHEDHDHGDVNPHVWLDPIYSKEMAAVIRDSLTKKMPQNKDFFNENYQKLAAELDELNSEYEQTISSAKHKKIIVTHAAFGYWEQRYGIEQISISGLSTTNEPTQKELEKIVSTADHDGLHYILFEQNVQSKLGKVVQKEIGAKALPIHNLAILSKDNIKEKETYFSLMKANLETLKTALNN from the coding sequence ATGAAAAAAATAATCATTTTTCTTTCTTTTTTATTACCATTGAGCATTATTTTATCCGCTTGTACGAATGATAAAGGGCAGTCACAAAAAAAGAAGAATCAATTAACCATTTATACAACAGTATATCCACTTCAATACTTTACTGAACGAATTGGCGGTAAATATGTAGATGTAAAAACCATCTATCCTCCAGGTGCTGATGAACATTCATTTGAACCATCCCAAAAAGATATGATGAATTTGGCCGATTCAGACTTATTTTTCTACATTGGGCTGGGACTTGAAGGCTTTGTGGAAAACGCAAAAGGGACATTAAAAAACGAAGATGTTACGTTAGTGCCTACGGCCGATAAATTGAAATTACCAAAAGATAAACATACAGCTGAGGAAGGGGAAGGACATGAGGACCATGACCATGGAGATGTAAATCCACATGTATGGCTTGATCCGATTTATTCAAAAGAAATGGCTGCGGTTATCCGTGATTCGTTAACAAAAAAGATGCCGCAAAATAAAGACTTTTTCAATGAAAATTATCAAAAGCTTGCAGCAGAGTTAGATGAATTGAACAGCGAATACGAGCAAACCATTTCAAGTGCGAAGCATAAAAAAATAATTGTGACGCATGCTGCGTTTGGTTATTGGGAACAACGTTATGGTATTGAACAAATTAGTATTTCTGGGCTTTCGACAACGAATGAACCAACACAAAAAGAACTTGAGAAAATAGTCTCTACCGCTGACCATGATGGTTTACACTATATTCTTTTTGAACAAAATGTCCAATCAAAACTAGGCAAAGTCGTCCAAAAAGAAATTGGTGCAAAAGCATTACCAATTCATAATTTAGCTATTTTATCCAAGGACAATATCAAGGAAAAAGAAACATATTTTTCATTGATGAAGGCAAATCTTGAAACATTAAAAACTGCCTTAAATAATTAA
- a CDS encoding prolyl oligopeptidase family serine peptidase, with the protein MYINNGKILKQTRFPSPNPYVELTIITYLSNGLRVKGMLAAPIGDEPMDGFLYLRGGIKNVGKVRPSRIAQFAAEGFIVFAPYYRGNQGGEGNEDFAGEDRDDAFAAFRLLKSLSRVRDIHIFGFSRGGVMALLTGIHFPEAASVVTWGGVSDMTLTYKERKDLRRMMKRVIGGTPEKFPERYQERTPLYQLEKLSAPVLIIHGVKDHNVSVEHAYRLERRLRSLEKPVDGWYFSEFTHYFPPTENRKVVEDLTKWMKNQNK; encoded by the coding sequence ATGTACATAAATAATGGAAAAATCCTTAAACAAACACGTTTTCCTTCGCCCAATCCTTATGTTGAATTAACTATTATTACATACCTATCAAATGGATTAAGGGTGAAAGGGATGCTTGCAGCTCCAATCGGTGATGAACCCATGGATGGATTCCTTTATTTACGAGGCGGCATTAAGAATGTTGGAAAAGTACGTCCTTCCCGGATTGCTCAGTTTGCGGCAGAGGGTTTTATTGTATTTGCGCCATACTACCGTGGTAATCAAGGCGGGGAGGGAAATGAGGATTTTGCAGGGGAGGACAGGGATGATGCGTTTGCTGCTTTTAGGCTGTTAAAATCTCTTTCAAGGGTTCGAGATATCCATATATTTGGCTTTTCACGCGGTGGTGTAATGGCGCTGCTGACTGGTATTCACTTCCCTGAAGCAGCATCTGTTGTTACTTGGGGCGGAGTGAGTGATATGACCCTAACGTATAAAGAGCGGAAAGATTTGCGGAGAATGATGAAAAGGGTCATTGGTGGTACTCCTGAGAAGTTTCCAGAGCGGTATCAGGAGCGTACACCACTTTATCAATTGGAGAAGCTTTCAGCCCCAGTCCTTATTATTCATGGTGTAAAGGATCATAATGTGTCAGTAGAGCATGCATATCGCCTTGAAAGAAGATTAAGGTCACTAGAAAAACCAGTTGATGGTTGGTATTTTTCCGAGTTTACACATTATTTTCCACCAACAGAGAATAGAAAAGTTGTAGAGGATTTGACAAAGTGGATGAAAAATCAGAACAAATGA
- a CDS encoding RNA polymerase sigma factor yields MERGHQIEKWFIQFEKDVTNYLVYYTGTTDVEDLVQETFLRAFRAFSRFKNESSPKTWLISIARNTAIDFYRKKSVWQRLKERLDQESTKLHVPQTEEKLIRKIEYAQLYGAINELKPNYRDVILLRGIAELSSLEAGQVLGWSENKVNVTFFRAVKKLNERLKEGDYFESLIG; encoded by the coding sequence TTGGAACGGGGTCATCAGATAGAGAAATGGTTTATTCAATTTGAGAAGGATGTCACCAATTATCTTGTTTATTATACGGGGACCACAGATGTTGAAGATTTAGTTCAGGAGACCTTTTTGCGGGCCTTTCGCGCCTTCAGCCGGTTTAAAAACGAATCGAGTCCGAAAACATGGCTAATATCTATTGCCAGAAATACCGCAATTGATTTTTATCGAAAGAAATCCGTCTGGCAGCGATTAAAGGAGCGACTGGATCAAGAGTCAACAAAGCTCCACGTACCGCAAACAGAAGAGAAACTAATAAGGAAAATAGAGTATGCCCAACTTTATGGGGCGATTAATGAACTAAAACCAAATTACAGGGACGTGATTTTATTAAGAGGCATTGCTGAGCTTTCCTCACTAGAGGCGGGACAAGTTCTAGGCTGGTCCGAAAATAAAGTGAATGTGACCTTTTTTCGAGCGGTAAAGAAACTAAATGAGCGTTTAAAGGAGGGGGATTATTTTGAGTCACTTATCGGATAA
- a CDS encoding hydrolase, whose amino-acid sequence MDEQKKTYYIDVGTGHITRNATSSTWSYKIQANDGEITQLRELFDQNYSTEWINFFRAHVPYVQYHYDRENDAYDNTIQQVYGILHELGDDEAKRHIESMNILPK is encoded by the coding sequence ATGGACGAACAGAAGAAAACATATTATATTGATGTTGGAACCGGCCATATAACAAGAAATGCCACAAGTTCCACTTGGAGCTATAAAATTCAAGCAAATGATGGAGAAATTACTCAATTACGCGAGCTGTTTGACCAAAACTATTCAACAGAGTGGATAAACTTTTTTCGGGCTCATGTTCCATATGTTCAATATCATTATGATCGGGAAAACGATGCCTACGACAATACGATTCAACAAGTGTATGGTATCCTGCATGAACTTGGTGATGATGAAGCAAAAAGACATATCGAGAGCATGAATATACTACCGAAATAA
- a CDS encoding S-ribosylhomocysteine lyase, producing the protein MPSVESFDLDHNAVKAPYVRHCGVHKVGSDGVVNKFDIRFCQPNKQAMKPDAIHTLEHLLAFNIRKHSEKYDHFDIIDISPMGCQTGYYLVVSGEPTVEEIIDLLEDTMKEAVEIVDIPAANERQCGQAKLHDLEGAKRLMRFWLEQSKEDLKQVFA; encoded by the coding sequence ATGCCATCAGTTGAAAGCTTTGATTTAGATCATAATGCCGTTAAAGCCCCTTATGTGAGACATTGTGGTGTCCATAAGGTAGGGAGTGACGGTGTTGTTAATAAATTTGATATCCGTTTTTGCCAGCCAAATAAACAGGCTATGAAGCCTGATGCCATTCATACACTGGAGCATTTGCTAGCATTCAACATTCGTAAGCATTCGGAAAAATATGATCACTTCGATATTATTGATATTTCTCCAATGGGCTGCCAAACTGGCTATTATCTTGTTGTCAGCGGCGAGCCTACTGTTGAGGAAATTATTGATCTTCTTGAGGACACAATGAAGGAAGCAGTTGAGATTGTCGATATCCCTGCTGCCAATGAAAGACAATGCGGCCAAGCAAAACTGCATGATTTAGAAGGTGCCAAGCGCTTAATGCGTTTCTGGCTTGAGCAGAGCAAAGAAGACCTAAAACAAGTTTTTGCTTAA
- a CDS encoding ABC transporter permease, with protein sequence MSKEKNKVELLHTNYIHSLKIEQRWVRVYQAVIIIVFFSGWELLSQKQWIDPLIFSSPSKILHLFLDKMQDGSLLSHTGVTLTETIFGFILGTLLGTILAAILWWSPLVQKILDPYLVVLNAMPKVALGPILIVALGPGYPSIIAMGAIISIIITTIVVYTSFKEVDPNYLKVLQTFGATRFQCFKEAILPASFPTIISTLKVNVGLSWVGVIVGEFLVSSRGLGYMIIYGFQVFNFTLVFLSLLVIALIATIMYQLVDLLEKKLIKE encoded by the coding sequence TTGAGCAAGGAAAAGAATAAGGTAGAGCTCCTCCATACTAACTACATTCATTCTTTAAAAATCGAACAAAGATGGGTTCGTGTTTATCAAGCCGTCATCATTATCGTTTTTTTCTCCGGATGGGAACTATTAAGTCAAAAGCAATGGATTGATCCGCTGATTTTCAGTTCGCCCTCTAAAATCTTGCATTTATTTTTGGATAAAATGCAAGATGGGTCATTATTATCACATACTGGAGTGACCCTAACGGAAACCATTTTTGGCTTTATTCTTGGTACCTTACTTGGTACGATATTAGCGGCCATTCTCTGGTGGTCACCGCTGGTGCAAAAAATTCTTGACCCATATCTCGTTGTCCTAAATGCGATGCCGAAAGTAGCCCTTGGCCCGATTTTGATTGTGGCACTAGGTCCAGGATATCCATCAATTATTGCCATGGGTGCGATTATCTCGATCATCATTACTACCATTGTCGTTTATACCTCATTTAAAGAGGTGGATCCAAATTATTTAAAAGTGCTGCAAACCTTTGGAGCAACGCGTTTTCAATGCTTTAAAGAAGCCATTCTCCCTGCAAGCTTTCCGACAATTATCTCGACCTTGAAGGTAAATGTCGGCTTATCATGGGTGGGCGTCATTGTTGGAGAATTCCTTGTATCGTCTCGCGGCCTTGGATATATGATTATCTACGGTTTCCAAGTATTTAATTTTACCCTCGTTTTCTTATCACTTTTAGTAATAGCTTTAATTGCCACGATTATGTATCAGCTTGTGGATCTTTTAGAAAAAAAACTCATTAAGGAATAG
- a CDS encoding carbonic anhydrase, whose translation MNNLLNEILDHNKKFVENHEYEKYETTKFPNKRMVILTCMDTRLLELLPKALNLGNGDAKIIKDAGALVSHPFGSVMRSILIAVYQLQAQEVLVIGHHDCGMSGLKAEPVIETMKERGISEETINTLSYSGIDIKQWLHGFDNVNESVEHSVGIIKNHPLMPKGVPVHGLVIDPKTGKLDLVEDAYKH comes from the coding sequence ATGAATAACTTATTGAACGAGATTCTAGACCACAATAAGAAATTTGTAGAAAATCACGAATATGAGAAATATGAAACAACGAAATTTCCAAATAAGAGAATGGTGATCCTAACTTGCATGGATACACGTTTGTTAGAATTACTGCCAAAAGCCTTAAACCTGGGAAATGGTGATGCTAAGATTATTAAAGACGCTGGTGCCCTCGTTTCACATCCTTTTGGAAGTGTGATGAGAAGTATACTGATTGCGGTATATCAATTACAGGCACAGGAGGTTTTGGTGATCGGTCACCATGATTGCGGTATGAGCGGCTTAAAAGCGGAACCTGTGATTGAGACCATGAAAGAACGGGGAATATCCGAAGAAACCATTAATACACTTTCCTATTCAGGAATAGATATTAAACAGTGGCTTCACGGTTTTGATAATGTGAATGAGAGTGTCGAGCACAGTGTAGGAATCATTAAAAATCATCCGTTAATGCCAAAGGGTGTTCCTGTTCATGGATTGGTCATCGATCCAAAGACAGGAAAGCTTGACTTAGTTGAGGATGCTTATAAACATTAA
- a CDS encoding ABC transporter substrate-binding protein: protein MKKSLKFSFSFLLIAILMFSLVACNNDSKTEPKKLEKVRIAEVTRSIFYAPQYVALAKGFFKAEGLDITLTTTPGGDKTMTALISGGADVALVGSETSIYVYAQGANDPVINFAQLTQTDGTFLVARDKIDNFTWGLLKGKTFLGQRKGGMPQMVGEFVLKKHGIDPHQDLNLIQNIDFANIANAFASGTGEFVQLFEPTASIFEKEGKGHIVASFGKESGHVPYTTFMAKESYMKKNKETIEKFTRAVYKAQKWVASHSAKEIAKAVESYFPDTDPEIMTTVVERYKSQGSYAEDPILDTIEWANLQNIMEKAGELPKKVDHKTLVNTEIAKKVINK from the coding sequence ATGAAAAAATCGTTAAAGTTCAGTTTCTCCTTTCTTCTCATTGCTATCCTCATGTTTTCTTTAGTTGCTTGTAATAATGATTCCAAAACGGAGCCTAAGAAATTGGAAAAGGTAAGAATTGCGGAAGTTACCCGTTCCATTTTCTATGCCCCGCAATATGTTGCCTTAGCAAAAGGATTTTTCAAAGCTGAAGGGTTAGACATTACCCTAACTACAACTCCCGGCGGCGACAAAACGATGACAGCCCTTATTTCAGGGGGGGCAGACGTAGCCTTGGTTGGTTCGGAAACATCGATTTACGTTTACGCCCAAGGCGCTAATGACCCTGTCATCAATTTTGCGCAGCTGACACAAACTGACGGCACATTCCTTGTTGCCAGGGATAAAATAGATAATTTCACATGGGGTCTATTAAAAGGAAAAACCTTTTTAGGCCAGCGTAAAGGCGGCATGCCGCAAATGGTTGGTGAATTTGTCTTAAAGAAGCATGGCATTGACCCACATCAAGATTTAAATTTAATCCAAAATATTGACTTCGCAAATATTGCAAATGCTTTTGCCTCAGGTACAGGAGAATTCGTTCAATTATTTGAACCTACGGCAAGTATTTTTGAAAAAGAAGGGAAAGGCCATATCGTCGCTTCCTTTGGGAAAGAATCCGGCCATGTACCATATACAACTTTTATGGCGAAAGAAAGCTATATGAAAAAGAATAAAGAAACGATAGAAAAATTCACAAGAGCCGTTTATAAGGCGCAAAAGTGGGTGGCATCCCATAGTGCCAAAGAAATTGCCAAAGCGGTTGAATCATACTTTCCCGATACAGATCCTGAGATCATGACAACCGTTGTCGAGCGCTATAAGAGCCAAGGCTCGTATGCAGAAGACCCAATCTTAGACACAATTGAATGGGCAAATCTGCAAAACATAATGGAAAAAGCCGGCGAACTGCCGAAAAAAGTAGATCATAAAACGCTTGTGAATACTGAAATTGCAAAAAAAGTCATTAATAAATAA
- the ytkD gene encoding RNA deprotection pyrophosphohydrolase, with protein sequence MKHFFDRNRNKVELSFSKGIFEEEVKHVLVICQYKDSWFLTNHKQRGLEFPGGKVEIGETLEEAARRETYEETGAILDGLEFIAEYRVSNHNGSFVKAVFWGTVKRVEITNTYFETNGPVAVNGDILQLRFGDDYSFIMQDKVIENCIDRIKQFQIKKE encoded by the coding sequence ATGAAACATTTTTTTGATCGTAACAGGAACAAGGTTGAACTTTCTTTTTCAAAAGGTATCTTCGAAGAGGAAGTAAAGCATGTGCTGGTTATTTGTCAATATAAGGATAGTTGGTTTTTAACGAATCATAAACAACGGGGTCTTGAATTTCCCGGTGGAAAAGTGGAAATAGGGGAGACACTTGAAGAGGCAGCACGAAGAGAGACATATGAGGAGACCGGGGCAATTCTTGACGGCTTAGAATTTATTGCTGAGTATAGGGTTTCTAATCACAATGGATCATTTGTTAAGGCAGTCTTCTGGGGAACGGTTAAAAGGGTGGAGATAACTAATACCTACTTTGAAACAAATGGACCTGTTGCAGTGAATGGGGATATTTTGCAGCTGCGGTTTGGGGATGACTACAGCTTTATCATGCAGGATAAAGTCATCGAAAATTGTATAGATCGTATAAAACAGTTTCAAATCAAAAAGGAATAG
- a CDS encoding ABC transporter ATP-binding protein yields MSFLQVQDIHHIYFTKASATTALSDITLTVEEGEFVSFLGPSGCGKTTLLSIISSLLKPTQGTVMLENKPVSTSKNQIGYMLQQDYLFPWKTIEENILMGLKLSKQLNEKTKSAALNLLYQIGLNGVEKQLPKQLSGGMRQRAALVRTLATEPKLLMLDEPFSALDYQTKLKLEDLISQTLDEFGKTAILVTHDIGEAIAMSDRVFLLSPRPGRIYKTFTMPEELRTVSPFEARNHEVFQSIFQAIWKELESLEQGKE; encoded by the coding sequence ATGAGCTTTTTACAAGTTCAAGATATACATCATATCTATTTCACCAAAGCCTCTGCCACCACGGCCCTCTCCGATATAACACTCACGGTTGAGGAAGGAGAATTTGTCTCCTTTCTTGGCCCAAGTGGCTGTGGAAAGACGACCCTGCTGTCCATCATTTCGAGTTTGCTTAAACCGACCCAAGGCACAGTTATGTTAGAAAATAAGCCCGTATCAACATCAAAAAATCAAATCGGATATATGCTCCAGCAGGATTATTTGTTTCCTTGGAAAACAATTGAAGAAAATATCCTTATGGGATTGAAGCTATCAAAGCAGCTTAATGAAAAAACCAAATCTGCCGCATTAAACCTTTTATATCAAATCGGATTAAATGGTGTGGAAAAACAACTGCCAAAACAATTATCTGGCGGTATGAGACAGCGGGCAGCCCTTGTAAGGACGCTTGCCACTGAACCTAAATTACTCATGCTTGATGAACCCTTTTCAGCCTTAGATTATCAAACTAAGCTGAAACTCGAAGATCTAATCTCGCAAACATTAGATGAATTTGGTAAAACTGCCATTCTCGTTACTCATGATATCGGTGAAGCCATTGCGATGAGTGATCGCGTCTTTTTACTTTCACCCAGGCCAGGCAGGATTTATAAAACCTTTACCATGCCGGAGGAATTAAGAACGGTTTCCCCGTTTGAAGCAAGAAATCATGAAGTATTCCAAAGTATCTTTCAGGCCATATGGAAGGAGTTGGAGTCTCTTGAGCAAGGAAAAGAATAA